One window of the Chitinophaga niabensis genome contains the following:
- the ybeY gene encoding rRNA maturation RNase YbeY, whose product MAVQFSAHEVKVGMKDRTRLKAFIEDLFRREEQGLKHLQYVFCTDEYLLQLNEEFLQHDTYTDIVTFELSDDPEVTEGEIYISIDRVKENAANFEVTENYELHRVIFHGALHLCGYKDKTKKEEALMREKEDEYLNLYFEK is encoded by the coding sequence ATGGCAGTACAATTTTCAGCGCATGAGGTCAAGGTAGGGATGAAAGACCGGACCAGGCTCAAAGCTTTTATCGAGGATTTATTCAGGAGAGAGGAACAGGGATTGAAACATCTACAGTATGTTTTCTGTACAGATGAATATCTCTTGCAGTTAAACGAGGAGTTTTTGCAGCATGATACTTACACAGATATAGTCACCTTTGAATTATCCGATGACCCAGAGGTAACGGAAGGCGAAATATATATCAGCATTGACAGAGTTAAAGAGAACGCGGCGAACTTTGAAGTAACGGAAAACTACGAGTTGCACCGGGTTATTTTTCATGGGGCTTTACATTTGTGCGGATATAAGGATAAGACAAAGAAGGAAGAAGCACTTATGAGAGAGAAAGAAGATGAGTATCTTAATTTATACTTCGAAAAGTAA
- a CDS encoding sugar O-acetyltransferase → MNNDRTKIIPRRTPASAEMVANVKRATALSAKLNQLTFDDLEEIRMLFSELIGKEVDQSFLLIPPFYTAGGTEIRIGQNVFVNQNCTFYDLGGLDIGDDVMIGPNVSIITTGHPLEPSQRRGITIGKPIVIERNVWIAAGAIIIGGVTIGENSVVAAGAVVTKDVPPNTLVGGNPARIIRAISSDDINREEVQGDSN, encoded by the coding sequence ATGAATAACGACCGCACTAAAATAATTCCCAGAAGAACACCAGCATCAGCGGAGATGGTAGCAAACGTTAAACGCGCGACAGCTCTCTCTGCAAAACTTAACCAACTAACCTTCGATGATCTTGAAGAAATCCGGATGCTGTTCAGCGAACTCATCGGAAAAGAGGTAGATCAAAGCTTCTTGTTGATCCCACCATTCTATACTGCCGGCGGAACAGAGATCCGCATCGGCCAAAATGTTTTCGTAAATCAGAACTGTACCTTCTATGACCTCGGTGGTCTTGATATCGGAGATGATGTAATGATCGGGCCGAATGTAAGTATCATTACAACAGGTCATCCTCTTGAACCATCACAACGCCGGGGCATTACCATCGGAAAGCCCATCGTGATTGAAAGAAATGTTTGGATCGCAGCTGGTGCAATAATTATTGGGGGTGTGACCATAGGTGAAAATTCAGTTGTGGCTGCAGGTGCTGTAGTCACAAAAGATGTTCCTCCCAATACCTTGGTTGGAGGAAATCCTGCAAGGATCATTCGCGCAATTAGTAGTGATGATATCAATAGGGAGGAAGTTCAGGGAGATTCAAACTGA
- a CDS encoding FeoA family protein, which yields MIKLSSLTLGKSAVIRDFEKSDIHIKLMEMGCVPGETVKVEKIAPMGDPICIIVAGYNLSLRKTEADHIWVEEIAI from the coding sequence ATGATTAAACTTTCTTCCCTTACGCTTGGCAAAAGTGCAGTGATCCGGGATTTCGAGAAAAGTGATATCCATATTAAACTAATGGAAATGGGTTGTGTACCAGGAGAAACAGTTAAAGTAGAAAAGATTGCACCTATGGGAGATCCAATCTGTATTATTGTTGCAGGATACAACTTATCCCTTCGTAAAACAGAAGCAGATCATATCTGGGTAGAAGAGATCGCTATCTAA
- the nadA gene encoding quinolinate synthase NadA — protein MIIELAEAKKNLQKKGFLDVEVDVKLDLFAEIDRLKKEKNAIILAHYYQEPDIQDVADYIGDSLGLSQQAAKTDADIIVFAGVHFMAETAKILSPQKKVLLPDLKAGCSLADSAPPELFKKFRDKYPDHIVISYINCSAGIKALSDIICTSSNAEKIIESVPKDQPIIFAPDRNLGSYLIKKTGRDMVLWNGACMVHEIFSLEKITKLKVRHPEAKIIAHPECEANVLAIADFIGSTTGLLKFTQRDDAQEYIVVTETGILHQMQKENPAKTFIPAPPNNACACNDCPHMKLNTLEKLYLCMEYEEPEITMEEGLRIAAKKPIDRMLEISAQAGL, from the coding sequence ATGATTATAGAATTAGCGGAAGCAAAAAAAAATTTACAGAAAAAAGGGTTCCTTGACGTAGAGGTGGACGTTAAGCTGGACCTTTTTGCGGAAATAGACCGACTGAAAAAAGAAAAGAACGCGATCATCCTGGCACACTATTACCAGGAGCCGGATATCCAGGACGTGGCAGATTATATTGGAGACAGCCTTGGGCTGAGCCAGCAGGCTGCAAAAACAGATGCGGACATTATCGTTTTCGCGGGCGTGCACTTCATGGCCGAAACAGCTAAGATCCTCAGTCCACAGAAAAAAGTGCTGCTGCCGGACCTGAAAGCAGGTTGTTCTCTGGCAGACAGTGCACCTCCCGAGCTGTTCAAAAAGTTCAGGGACAAATACCCCGATCACATTGTTATCTCTTACATAAACTGTTCTGCAGGTATCAAAGCGCTCAGCGATATCATTTGCACGAGCTCTAATGCCGAAAAGATCATCGAAAGCGTTCCCAAGGACCAGCCGATCATTTTTGCACCCGACCGCAACCTGGGGTCTTATTTGATCAAGAAAACGGGTAGGGATATGGTGTTGTGGAATGGAGCCTGTATGGTACACGAGATCTTCAGCCTGGAAAAGATCACCAAATTAAAGGTGCGCCATCCGGAAGCCAAGATCATTGCACACCCGGAATGTGAAGCAAACGTACTGGCTATTGCAGATTTTATTGGTTCTACTACAGGTCTGCTGAAATTCACTCAGCGGGATGATGCCCAGGAATACATCGTGGTAACGGAAACAGGGATCCTCCATCAGATGCAAAAAGAAAATCCTGCCAAGACGTTTATTCCCGCGCCACCAAATAATGCCTGCGCATGTAATGATTGTCCGCATATGAAATTGAACACCCTGGAGAAATTGTATCTGTGCATGGAATACGAAGAACCAGAGATCACCATGGAAGAAGGATTGCGTATCGCTGCTAAGAAACCGATTGACAGAATGTTGGAGATAAGTGCACAGGCAGGATTATAA